The genomic interval GATTTTGGAATAATATGAATTGATTTTTCAAAAAAGAATTCCAATTATTTAATAATTTGGATTCTTCTTTGAATGTACTTTTATGTGTCGAATTACTTCGGTACAATATTCTTATAACAAACCCCTCTTATATATACAATAAAAAAAAGTTTTGTTTGGTATACTGTGTGCTAAGTATTCTTTTCCTATCAATGAACTTTTCATAATTTTCATAATAGAATGCTCATATTTTATTATGAAAATTATGAAAAGTGGAGTATTCTTACAATAGGACTTACAACTTCCACCTATCTTATCCAAAATCATAAGGTTAGTAAATCTTATTAATAAGAGCATAAAGACTTTCATTCTAGAAATTTTTCAAAAATCCAAAAAGCCTTTTCTATTTATCCATTTTAATTTCATCATTAAATAGAAACCCTTTTGGATTTTTTTCATTGTATTGAAAGAATTTTCAAAATTTAAACGATAAATTAATTAGAAAAAATTAGTTCTATATCTATAATTGCAAGTTAGAAAAAAGAAGTTCCAACTCTTTCAACCAGTGTTTCTATTGGGCAAAGCAAGAGTTTATTGTAAAAAAAAAATGGAAACGatactaccaaacgaagtccatttTAATGAAAACTCTAATGTTCCTAAATTTTATGGACTTTCCCAATATCGACGATTCCCGAGATAATAGCTATTATTCTTTTAAGTTACCTATTATTTGAAGTTAGCCGCCATGGTGAAATTGGTAGACACGCTGCTCTTAGGAAGCAGTGCTCAAGCATCTCGGTTCGAATCCGAGTGGCGGCATTCTTGAAAAGGAATACAATAGATTAGAAATCAATTCGAAATTTACAATTTTGTAATGGGACCTTCCCCTTATGCTATTTGCAACTTTAGAACATATACTAACTCATATCTCTTTCTCAACGATTTCAATTGTGATTACGATTCATTTGATAACCTTATTAGTTCGTGAACTTGGGAGATTACGTGATTCGTCAGAAAAAGGAATGATAGTTACTTTTTTCTCTATAACAGGATTCTTAGTTTCTCGTTGGGTTTCTTCGGGACATTTtccattaagtaatttatatgagTCATTGATCTTCCTTTCATGGGCTCTGTATATTCTTCATACCATTCCTAAAATACAGAACTCTAAAAATGATTTAAGCACAATAACTACGCCAAGTACTATTTTAACGCAAGGCTTTGCCACGTCGGGTCTTTTAACTGAAATGCATCAATCCACGATACTAGTACCTGCTCTACAATCTCAGTGGTTAATGATGCATGTCAGTATGATGTTATTAAGTTATGCAACTCTTTTGTGCGGATCCTTATTATCTGCCGCTATTCTAATCATTAGATTTCGAAataatttccatttcttttctaaaaagaaaaaaaatgttttaaataaaacattttTCTTTAGTGAGATTGCATTTTTTTATGCAAAAAGAAGTGCTTTAAAAAGCGCCCCTGTCCCTTCATTTCCAAATTATTACAAATATCAATTAACGGAGCGTTTGGATTCTTGGAGTTATCGTATCATTAGCCTAGGATTTACCCTTTTAACCATAGGTATTCTTTGTGGAGCAGTATGGGCTAATGAGGCCTGGGGATCCTATTGGAATTGGGATCCTAAGGAAACTTGGGCATTTATTACTTGGACCATATTCGCAATTTATTTACATAGTAGAACAAATCCAAATTGGAAGGGTACGAATTCTGCACTTATAGCTTCGATAGGATTTCTTATAATTTGGATTTGTTATTTTGGTATCAATCTATTAGGAATAGGTTTACATAGTTATGGTTCGTTTACATTAACACCTAAATGATTACATAAAAAAAAACGTTCATGAAATGAACGTTtttacttttatattttatttgagAACCCCTTGAGCGCCTTCTCAAAGGGTTCTCAAAAATTCGAGATAGATCTAATTATACTTTTTTACTTATTTCTGCATTAATAGAGCAGACTAGTAAAAAAAACCAAACCTATTTAGGATAATAATTGGATAAGAGAGCCTCTACCCTGTCAACGGATAGGGAGAGAACAAAATCTGGATAAATACCAATTCCTATTACTGGTAAAAAGATACAGATTAAAATAAAGAGTTCTCGTGGTCCAGAATCCACAAAATTTGCGTTTGGAACATTAAATAGCTTGTATCCATAGAACATCTGGCGTAACATAGATAATAAATAAATAGGAGTTAATATCATTCCAATTGCCATTACAAAAGTAATTAGTGCTTTTGGCATTAACAAAAATTTTGGACTAGTAATTAGTCCAAAAAATACTACTAATTCTGCGACAAAACCACTCATTCCTGGTAAGGCAAGAGAAGCCATTGAAAAGCTACTAAACATGGTAAAAATTTTAGGCATTGGGATAGATATTCCTCCCAGTTCTTCGAGATAAACAAGACGCATTCTATCAGAAGCGGTTCCTGCCAAGAAAAAAAGTGTAGCACCAATAAATCCATGGGATAATATTTGTAAAATAGCTCCATTGAGTCCAATGTTGGTTATGGAACCAATTCCTATAATTATGAAACCCATGTGAGATACAGAGGAATAAGCTATTCTTTTTTTGAAATTTCGTTGACCAAGAGAAGTTGAAGCTGCATAGATTATTTGGATAGCTCCTATTATTACTAACCAGGGCGAAAATAGATAATGAGCATGAGGTAACAATTCCATGTTGATCCGAATCAATCCATATGCTCCCATCTTTAATAATATTCCCGCTAAAAGCATACATGTACTATAATGTGCTTCCCCATGGGTATCTGGTAACCACGTATGTAGGGGTATAATCGGCAATTTGACAGCATAAGCAATAAGGAAGCCAAAATataaaagtatttccaaggttgcggGGTATGATTGATTAATTAATCTTTCCAAATCTAATCCTGGTTCGTTGGAACCGTATAAGCCCATACCCAGAACTCCGATTAAGAAAAAAATAGAACCGCCTGCAGTATACAAAATAAACTTTGTAGCTGAATATAGACGCCTCTTTCCCCCCCACATGGATAAAAGTAAGTAAACAGGAATTAATTCTAACTCCCACATGATAAAAAAAAGTAAAAGGTCTCGCGAAGAAAATAATCCTATTTGACCACTATACATTGCGAGCATCAGGAAATAGAATAATCGCGAATTCCGTGTAATTGGCCAAGCTGCTAAAGTAGCTAAAGTAGTGATAAATCCTGTCAATAAAATGGATCCTAATGAAAGTCCATCGATTCCCAATCTCCAATGGAAATCGAAGACATCTATCCATTTATAATCCTCCTTTAATTGAATTAAGGGATCCTCCAGTTGGAAATGATAACAGAACGCATAAGTCATTAGAAGGAATTCTAATAAACAAATAGATATAGTATACCACCTAACGATTTTGTTTCCCTTATGAGGTAAAAAGAAAATTAATGAACCGGCAAATATCGGCAAAACAACAAGTATTGTTAACCAAGGAAAATAACTCATGATAAAGTGATAAAGACAAGATACGTTTTGACCAGAAAAGCCCGTGCTCGATTATTTCGAGCACAGGCTTCTTCGGTAAAGAGGAATCAGACGATTCAAATgaagttttttgtttttgtaacgTATCAATAAGATAGAGCCATGCTACGGGTTGTTTCAGGCCCTAAATAAACGCGGACACTTAAAAAATCTGTCGGGCAGGCAGATTCACATCTCTTACAACCCACACAATCTTCGGTTCTCGGCGCGGAAGCAATTTGCTTGGCTTTACATCCATCCCAGGGTATCATTTCTAATACATCTGTTGGACAAGCTCGTACACATTGAGTGCATCCTATACATGTATCATAAATTTTTACGGAATGTGACATTGGATCTATAAATTTTTCTTTTCAACATAAAATTTTTCGATCTGGTAAAAAGAAAATTAGTACTATATGAGTCATATGTATTGTAGACACCAGACGAAGCAATGGTTTATCCAAACTTcaaaattaaaaatctattttttaatCCGTTTGTGAGAAAGCGTGAAAAGAGCCAAGAGACTTGAATTTTGGACTTCAACAATAAGAAAGAATTTTACAAATTGTACAGACGATTTCGAATTAGCCAATTTATTTTATTGGCTATCGTCTTTTCAATATAAATTATTGCAATTTGAATATTGCAATATCAATGAATTACAAATACAAAAATTCATTTAAGTGAAAAAGAATACTATGCAATAACCTACTTACTAAAAAAAAAAGGATATTCTCAAATAATACTAAGAAAATAGTATGGATTTCTATATTATTTTAATATGTGCGCCTTTGTTTAGAGGATTTTATGTCTAATTATTAAAAAGTCTAATTATTCAATAAATTAGATTGATTGATACGAGTGGATTTCCTATTACGATGGATGGAAGAAAGAATGGATAGTCCAATAGCGGCTTCAGCAGCGGCAAGGGCTATAACAAAAATGGCGAAAATATCTCCTTTTAATTGGCGACTATCAAATAGATCAGAAAATGTTACGAGATTTAGATTAATTGAATTCAGTATAAGTTCAAGACATATTAGAGCTCTAACCATGTTTCGGCTTGTGATCAATCCATAGATACCAATCGAAAATAAATAGACACTCAAAAAAAGTACATGCTCAAACATCATTAACTAACTCCTTATCAATCTCGATTCATTTCAATATGAGGGCAAAGAATTGAACCGATTCAATTAATTACAATAGAACAATTACAcaacaaaagagaaaagaaaggagGTATTTGTTGGCAGTAGATGGGTTTTACTAAATCAAAATTGTGATTCTTTAGTTATTTATTTTAGATTTGCAATTCTTATAATTTTTACTTTTTCTAAGTTTTCTTATTGCCGAGCCATAGTAATTGCACCTATTAAAGAAACTAGAAGAATTATGGAAATGAGTTCAAACGGAAGATAAAAATCGGTTGCTAAATGAATTCCAATTTGTtgaacattatttatgagacccTGTTCTACTATTTGGTTTGATCTTGTAGTCCAAAGAATTCCATACCATGACGTATCTGGGATAGTAGTCATTAGTGAAAAAACAAAAGTTATACAAACGAGTGAAGTGAACCCATCTCCAATAGTCCAATAATTCTTATCTTTAGACCATTCTGAGCCATTTACGAACATTACAGCGAATATGATCAAGACATTTATGGCTCCCACATAAATAAGAAGTTGTGCGACAGCTACAAAGTaggaatttaataaaaaatagaatAAGGATATACAAACAAGAACTAATCCCAGCGAAAAGGCAGAATAAATGGGGTTGGTAAGTAATACTACTCCTAGACCCCCTAGTAGAAGAATAAATCCCCCAAATAGCATAAGAATCTCATGTATTGGTCCAGGTAAATCCATTATGGATAAAAAGAAATTAATAGTATAAAATTTTTCATGAACTGACTAAAACTAAAGGATTCGAGGAAGGAAAAAGGGATTAGGGTATTTTTTGTGTATAAACTGTATAGTTATAAACTATATTATATCATCAAAATCTAGTCTGATTTAAAATAAGAAAAAATTTCCAATAAGCAGTAGTTATTCGTTTTTCTTTATAGTTTAATAAAGAATTAGTAGATTTTTATAACAAAAAGACAAAATCAAAGTTTAGTAATCAGTAATCGTTCTTGAATTCGAAGATTTTTCTTCGTTTATTTTACTTTCAGACGAATTCCTAATTGTTTGAATTGTGTAATCTCCCATTATGGAGATTGGTAACCGACTTAAAGCAATTTGATTGTAATTCAATTCATGACGATCATAGGTAGAAAGTTCATATTCTTCAGTCATTGATAAACAGCTTGTTGGACAGTACTCAACACAATTGCCACAAAATATACAAACTCCGAAATCAATACTATAATTAAgcaattgttttctttttatatCCTTTTCAAATCTCCAATCCACAACGGGTAGATCTATCGGACATACGCGAACACATACTTCACAAGCAATACATTTATCAAATTCAAAGTGGATTCGCCCTCGGAAACGCTCTGGTGTAATTGATTTTTCATAAGGGTAGTGAATCGTTATAGGTAAACGATTTGTGTGGGATAAGGTAGTTATGAAACTTTGACCTATGTACCTTGTAGCACGTATTGTTTGTTGACCATAACTCATGAACCCAGTTACCATAGGGAACATATTCATTCTAAATATCTATGAAAAAGATATGTTTCTTTCTCTTGTTTGGGAGAGCTTTTGTGTTGAAAATATTCTTACTATCTATTATTGTATTATCTTATTTATAGTGAAACAAGTTGAGAAGAGGTTGTTAATAATAGATTGCCCAGGGAAATAGGTAAAAGAAATTTCCATCCAAGATTTAATAACTGATCCATTCTCATCCTTGGTAAAGTCCATCTTATTGTGATAGAAATGAAGAGAAATAAATAAGCTTTAGTTAATGTAATAAATATACCCATTGTCATTTCCAAAATTCCAACTGCTTTATTCATTTGGAAAAAATCAAAAAAGGATATATAGGGAATAGAGAAATTCCACCCGCCCAAGTAGAGAACTGTTACAAATAAAGAAGAAACTAATAAATTTAGGTAAGAAACAAGATAAAATAAACCATATTTGATACCGGAATATTCAGTTTGGTAACCTGCTACTAATTCTTCCTCTGCTTCTGGTAAATCAAAGGGTAATCTTTCACATTCTGCCAAAGAAGAAATTAAAAAAACCAGAAAGCCTATAGGCTGACGCCAAATATTCCATCCAAAAAAACCATATTTTGACTGTGCTTCAACTATATCAACTGTACTTGAACTGTTAGATAATCATAGTCGATGATAACATCACAGTTCCCACCGCTATTTCAAAACCGTACATGAAACCTTAGCTTCATACGGCTTCTCTATGATCAGAAAAAGGAAAGGACTGTTTTGTTCTGTTCCTAGCCCCTGGGGCATAGATAGAATTAGGTAAAATAAAATAGATTTGAAAGTCCTAAATTAGACCAAAGGAATTCCGTCTGCTAGAATAAGAAAAAGCGCTTCTGAATTGATCTCATCCTTTATAATATATTCCAAATTTTTCTTTGTTCAGTAATAACTTAATCTTGGAATAAAACACTTGGTACTTGTTTTGTTATAGGAATTCAATTAATAAATGGAAAGAGTGGAGTATTAGTTCATGAGCAATTCTGCATGAATAGAGGAAGGAAATAATGCAAATTTTTTCTAGTGCACTCCATATCTTTTTTACTATTCTTCTTTCCCCCGGGAAGggggtatttaaaaagaaaaaatggaTAAAGGGTTAATTCGTTCTTGATAGCCATTTCCTTAACAAGTGAATGGGAACATACTCTGGATCGGAATCCGAAGAAAGTACTACTTGATAATTTCTACAAATTGCAAGTCCTTATTATGATTCCTTTTACGGGAAAAAATCTCTAATGTTTTAGATTTTCCATTACTAATCCTTTATGTACTTTAGTGTTCCTAACCCTTCACTAACTTTTGGTGGATTCTTCTTATGAATTTTTAAGTTATAGTAATAACTAGGAGTATTCTAATAATGGAATTCCATATTGTGAATCCTTTATTCTTGCCCGCTTCAAGATATGATGAGTAATTAAAAAATATCAACCTTGGGATAAAGAGTTTACACTCTTTATGTTTACTTCCACTTTTTTCTTGTACGTAGAAAatgagatttttttctttttactaCAAATTTAGAAGCTGTTTTATTTCACTCATATAGCTATCTAGTTTAACTTACCAACCCAAATACTAAATAAGAAAAGGAATATAAATAGTTAATGGATTTTATAGGAAAAAGATCCTATTTTAACGAATCACACGTAGAGATATTGCTAGCACACAAAAAGTTAATGGTATTTCATAACTAATGGATTGAGCAGCAGCTCGTAGACCGCCTGAAAAAGAATATTTATTATTTGAGCTATATCCTGCCATAAGAAGACCAATAGGAGCTATACTTGAAATGGCAATCCATAAAAAAACACCAATACTAAGATCGGCTAAAACAAAATGATATCCCAAAGGGATAACTAAAAAACTTAATAAAACTGATATGACTGCTATAGAAGGTCCAATGCTAAATAAAGAAATATCTCCTCGCGATGGCAGAATATCTTCTTTAAAAAGTAGTTTAGTCCCATCTGCTATAGCTTGAAGCAGGCCCAGGGGGCCAGCATATTCAGGACCAATACGTTGTTGTATCGACGCAGATATTTCTCTTTCTAACCACACAATTACGAGTACCTCTATTTGTAATTCCTAAAAGGAGGGTCAAAATGGGTAGAATCGATATCAGTCCATAGACTTCTTTTAATAATTCCGATTTCGAAAAAGAATTGATAGTTTCTACCTCTACCCTATCTATTATCATTTCAACGATCAACTTCCCCCATAATGATATCTATACTACCTAATATCGTCATGATATCAgccaatttcatttttttaactagtTGAGGAAGAATTTGCAAATTAATAAAACCGGGTGGACGGATTTTCCATCTCCAGGGAAAAAGGCTATCATCTCCTACTAGATAAATCCCTAATTCACCTTTTGGGGCTTCCACTCTTACATAAAGCTCTTGCCTTGACAATTCAAAATTGGGGGAAGGTTTTTTACCAAGAAATTTATACTCAAAATCATTCCATTCAGAATTCTTTTCTTTCTTAAAGCGTCGGACTTCTAAATTCTCATAAGGTCCTCCAGGAATTTTTTCTATAGCTTGTTGAATTATTTTGATGGATTCGCTCATTTCACCAACTCGTACTAAATAGCGAGCTAATGAATCGCCTTCTTTTTGCCATTGGACTTTCCAATCAAATTGGTTGTAAGACTCATAAGGATCCACTTTACGAAGATCCCATTGTATTCCAGAAGCTCGTAACATAGGTCCCGATAAGCCCCAATTTACTGCTTCTTCTCCGCTAATAAAACCTACTCCTTCAACTCGCTCTAAAAAAATGGGATTCTGTGTAATAAGTTGTTGATATTCAACAACTCCGCGTAAAAAATAATCACAGAAATCTAAACATTTATCGATCCATCCATAAGGTAGATCGGCGGCTACTCCTCCGATGCGGAAGTAATTGTGCATCATTCGCATACCTGTAGCAGCTTCAAATAGATCATATATTaattctctctctctaaaaatgtAGAAAAAAGGAGTCTGTGCGCCGAGATCCGCCATAAAAGGTCCAAGCCATAGCAAGTGAGAAGCTATACGGCTTAACTCTAACATAATTACCCTAATATAGCTGGCTCTTTGTGGTATTTGAATATTCTCCAAGAATTCTGGTGCATTTACTGTTATTGCTTCTGTAAACATAGTAGCTAAATAATCCCACCTTGTTACATAAGGTAAGTATTGTATAATCGTTCGGTTTTCCGCGATTTTTTCCATTCCTCTGTGTAAATACCCTAATATGGGTTCACAATCAATAACATCCTCACCATCAAGAGTAACGATCAGTCGAAGAACACCATGCATTGATGGGTGTTGAGGGCCCATATTGACTATCATGAGATCTTTTTTTGTAAGCGGTAGACTCATATCCTTTCTTCCTTAATTCATTATTCCATGAAAATGGATTATTCCATGAATTCCTCAAAGTGAGGCTCATCAAA from Hordeum vulgare subsp. vulgare unplaced genomic scaffold, MorexV3_pseudomolecules_assembly, whole genome shotgun sequence carries:
- the LOC123419084 gene encoding NAD(P)H-quinone oxidoreductase subunit 1, chloroplastic-like; protein product: MSLPLTKKDLMIVNMGPQHPSMHGVLRLIVTLDGEDVIDCEPILGYLHRGMEKIAENRTIIQYLPYVTRSNSSSTVDIVEAQSKYGFFGWNIWRQPIGFLVFLISSLAECERLPFDLPEAEEELVAGYQTEYSGIKYGLFYLVSYLNLLVSSLFVTVLYLGGWNFSIPYISFFDFFQMNKAVGILEMTMGIFITLTKAYLFLFISITIRWTLPRMRMDQLLNLGWKFLLPISLGNLLLTTSSQLVSL